From Microbacterium sp. LWH11-1.2, one genomic window encodes:
- a CDS encoding NADP-dependent oxidoreductase — protein sequence MASQWIARTPGPPEGWDLVGYEPPAPRAGEVTIRVRAAGVNPADAKHVAAPRGGVEFPVAIGYEVSGELIAIGPNTSIGSGAAAIGDEVVAFRVGGGYSTELTVPAEKVFAKPTTLTHPEAANLLLVGTTAAEMLAVTGAAPGETILLHGASGAVGLSVLQQARLRGIRVIGTASESRFDEVRRFGGIPVRYGTGLSDRVRDAADGPIAAALDAVGTDEAVDVSLALVADRRRIVTIAAFGRAEADDILAIAGSMPASTRFRDEVRGELVALAQNGDLVVPMARNFALDQAPEAHRLLATGHPGGKLALIPDA from the coding sequence ATGGCATCGCAGTGGATCGCCCGGACCCCTGGTCCGCCGGAGGGGTGGGACTTGGTCGGCTACGAGCCGCCCGCTCCTCGCGCCGGTGAGGTCACGATCCGGGTGCGTGCGGCCGGCGTGAACCCGGCCGATGCGAAGCACGTCGCGGCCCCGCGGGGCGGAGTCGAATTCCCGGTGGCCATCGGATACGAGGTCTCGGGCGAGCTGATCGCGATCGGTCCGAACACCTCGATCGGATCGGGCGCCGCCGCCATCGGAGACGAGGTCGTCGCGTTCCGCGTGGGCGGCGGATACTCGACGGAACTCACCGTGCCCGCGGAGAAGGTGTTCGCCAAGCCCACGACGCTGACGCACCCCGAGGCGGCGAACCTCCTCCTCGTCGGCACCACCGCGGCCGAGATGCTCGCGGTCACCGGTGCCGCTCCGGGTGAGACGATCCTGCTCCACGGTGCCTCGGGCGCCGTCGGCCTCAGCGTGCTGCAGCAGGCGCGGCTGCGCGGCATCCGTGTGATCGGCACCGCCAGTGAGAGCCGCTTCGACGAGGTGCGCCGCTTCGGGGGAATCCCTGTCCGCTACGGCACGGGCCTCTCCGATCGGGTGCGTGACGCGGCGGATGGTCCGATCGCCGCCGCGCTCGATGCCGTCGGCACGGACGAGGCCGTGGATGTCTCGCTCGCACTCGTCGCCGACCGTCGGCGCATCGTCACGATCGCCGCGTTCGGACGCGCGGAAGCCGACGACATCCTGGCCATCGCCGGGTCCATGCCGGCCAGCACGCGGTTCCGCGACGAGGTGCGCGGCGAGCTCGTCGCCCTAGCGCAGAACGGTGACCTCGTCGTGCCGATGGCGCGGAACTTCGCGCTGGACCAGGCACCCGAGGCGCATCGCCTCCTCGCGACCGGTCACCCCGGTGGCAAGCTCGCGTTGATCCCGGACGCCTGA
- the leuA gene encoding 2-isopropylmalate synthase — protein sequence MQNTQRSSAMPIHKYRPFHEQIDVHLPDRTWPDARITEAPRWCAVDLRDGNQALIDPMSPERKRVMFELLVSMGYKEIEVGFPSASQTDFDFVRQLIEENLIPDDVTIQVLTQAREHLIERTYESIAGAKQAIVHLYNSTSVLQREVVFRTDKQGIIDIALEGARLCRKFEKTIPDTKVYYEYSPESYTGTELEFALDICNQVIEVFEPTPDRKVIINLPATVEMASPNVYADSIEWMSRHLAHRENIILSLHPHNDRGTAIAAAELGYMAGADRIEGCLFGNGERTGNVDIVALGINLFTQGIDPQIDFSDIDQVKRTVEYCNQLPVPERSPWAGDLVFTAFSGSHQDAIKKGFEAMAVRAEAEGVTVDDIEWAVPYLPVDPKDLGRSYEAVIRVNSQSGKGGVAYLLKSDHAIDLPRKLQIEFSGVVQAKTDAEGGEVTSDQIWSIFNDEYLPADDSAAKWGRFELLATQTRSDMSGEVVLDVVLRDDEQQLAVAGSGNGPVAAFVEVLRAQGFDITVYDYVEHALSAGGDAQAAAYVELQVGDQRLWGVGIDGDISTASLKAIVSGVNRSIRTRAQELAAV from the coding sequence ATGCAGAACACTCAGCGCTCCTCAGCGATGCCGATCCACAAGTACCGGCCGTTCCACGAGCAGATCGACGTCCACCTGCCGGACCGCACATGGCCCGACGCCCGCATCACCGAGGCGCCCCGCTGGTGCGCGGTCGACCTCCGCGATGGCAACCAGGCCCTCATCGACCCGATGTCGCCCGAGCGCAAGCGCGTCATGTTCGAGCTGCTCGTCAGCATGGGCTACAAGGAGATCGAGGTCGGCTTCCCGTCGGCGAGCCAGACCGACTTCGACTTCGTCCGCCAGCTCATCGAAGAGAACCTGATCCCGGACGACGTGACGATCCAGGTGCTGACGCAGGCGCGCGAGCACCTGATCGAGCGCACCTACGAGTCGATCGCCGGTGCCAAGCAGGCCATCGTGCACCTGTACAACTCGACCAGCGTGCTGCAGCGCGAGGTCGTCTTCCGCACCGACAAGCAGGGCATCATCGACATCGCGCTCGAAGGCGCGCGCCTGTGCCGGAAGTTCGAGAAGACCATCCCCGACACGAAGGTCTACTACGAGTACTCGCCCGAGAGCTACACGGGCACCGAGCTCGAGTTCGCCCTCGACATCTGCAACCAGGTCATCGAGGTCTTCGAGCCCACCCCTGACCGCAAGGTGATCATCAACCTGCCGGCGACGGTCGAGATGGCGTCGCCGAACGTCTACGCCGACTCGATCGAGTGGATGAGCCGCCACCTCGCCCACCGCGAGAACATCATCCTGTCGCTGCACCCGCACAACGACCGCGGCACGGCGATCGCCGCCGCCGAGCTCGGCTACATGGCCGGTGCCGACCGCATCGAGGGATGCCTCTTCGGCAACGGTGAGCGCACCGGCAACGTCGACATCGTCGCGCTGGGCATCAACCTCTTCACGCAGGGCATCGACCCGCAGATCGACTTCAGCGACATCGACCAGGTCAAGCGCACGGTCGAGTACTGCAACCAGCTGCCCGTGCCCGAGCGCAGCCCGTGGGCCGGCGACCTCGTCTTCACGGCGTTCAGCGGTTCGCACCAGGATGCGATCAAGAAGGGCTTCGAGGCGATGGCCGTTCGGGCCGAAGCAGAGGGCGTCACCGTCGACGACATCGAGTGGGCCGTGCCGTACCTGCCGGTCGATCCGAAGGACCTGGGCCGCTCGTACGAGGCTGTCATCCGCGTCAACTCGCAGTCGGGCAAGGGCGGCGTCGCCTACCTGCTGAAGTCGGATCACGCGATCGACCTGCCGCGCAAGTTGCAGATCGAATTCTCCGGCGTCGTCCAGGCGAAGACGGATGCCGAGGGCGGCGAGGTCACGAGTGACCAGATCTGGTCGATCTTCAACGACGAGTACCTGCCTGCGGATGACTCCGCCGCCAAGTGGGGACGCTTCGAACTGCTCGCGACCCAGACCCGCAGCGACATGTCGGGCGAGGTCGTGCTCGACGTCGTGCTGCGTGATGACGAGCAGCAGCTGGCTGTCGCGGGGTCCGGCAACGGACCTGTCGCCGCGTTCGTCGAGGTGCTGCGTGCGCAGGGCTTCGACATCACGGTCTACGACTACGTCGAGCACGCTCTCAGTGCGGGCGGCGACGCGCAGGCCGCTGCCTACGTCGAACTGCAGGTCGGGGACCAGCGGCTGTGGGGCGTCGGCATCGACGGCGACATCTCGACCGCGTCGCTCAAGGCGATCGTGTCGGGTGTGAACCGCTCGATCCGCACGCGCGCGCAGGAGCTGGCCGCGGTCTGA
- a CDS encoding TRIC cation channel family protein, translated as MTEPLFTIPLWADLLGVGLGGVQGALFASGFQGQRRLDWLGVAIIGIMIGMGGGLIRDILLGQTPATLQNQWYLVTAAGAALFGMLLAGLFSRLNTVIVVLDAVVIGMFGAFGTSKALAFGIPEVPAVFIGVCAAVGGSVLRDMLMGLPTAIMHVGSLYAVAAGAGCTFIVIANGFGMSITLAAIIGIVVTAVIRVLAVSFDVSLPEQRRIYRRKVAAETGAIPIVKPRD; from the coding sequence GTGACCGAACCGCTCTTCACCATTCCGCTGTGGGCGGACCTCCTCGGCGTCGGCCTCGGTGGGGTGCAGGGCGCGCTGTTCGCCTCCGGGTTCCAGGGGCAGCGCCGACTGGACTGGCTGGGCGTGGCGATCATCGGCATCATGATCGGCATGGGCGGCGGTCTGATCCGCGACATCCTGCTCGGTCAGACGCCCGCCACCCTGCAGAATCAGTGGTATCTCGTCACGGCCGCCGGTGCCGCTCTCTTCGGAATGCTCCTCGCGGGACTCTTCAGCCGCCTGAACACCGTGATCGTCGTGCTCGATGCCGTCGTGATCGGGATGTTCGGCGCGTTCGGGACGAGCAAGGCTCTGGCTTTCGGGATCCCCGAGGTGCCCGCCGTCTTCATCGGCGTCTGCGCCGCAGTGGGCGGCAGCGTGCTGCGCGACATGCTGATGGGCCTGCCGACCGCGATCATGCACGTCGGCTCGCTCTATGCCGTCGCCGCCGGCGCCGGCTGCACGTTCATCGTGATCGCGAACGGCTTCGGCATGTCGATCACCCTCGCCGCGATCATCGGCATCGTCGTCACCGCCGTGATCCGTGTGCTGGCGGTGAGCTTCGACGTCTCGCTCCCGGAGCAGCGACGCATCTACCGCCGCAAGGTCGCCGCCGAGACGGGAGCGATCCCAATCGTGAAGCCGCGTGACTGA
- the recO gene encoding DNA repair protein RecO, translated as MPTYRDEVVILRTHKLGEADRIVTMLSRRHGKVRAVAKGVRRTSSKFGSRLEPFMVADVQLYQGRSLDIVQQAESLGSYGTDIAAHYDRFTSANAMVETADRLSDSEATPEQYLLLVGGLRALSRGEHVPRSILDSYLLRVMSLSGWAPSLDDCARCAAPGPHSTFVAQLGGLVCVNDAPAGSPRIAERTLELLRALIRGDWGFIDAASPAESAAAAGLVGAYAQWHLERGIRSLSHVSDIRGEGAR; from the coding sequence GTGCCCACCTACCGAGACGAAGTGGTGATCCTGCGCACCCACAAGCTGGGTGAGGCCGATCGCATCGTCACCATGCTGTCGCGGCGGCATGGCAAGGTCCGTGCGGTGGCGAAGGGCGTGCGACGCACGTCGTCGAAGTTCGGCTCCCGGCTCGAGCCCTTCATGGTCGCCGATGTGCAGCTCTATCAGGGCCGCTCGCTCGACATCGTGCAGCAGGCGGAATCGCTCGGCTCCTACGGCACCGACATCGCCGCACACTACGACCGCTTCACCTCGGCCAACGCGATGGTCGAGACCGCCGACCGCCTGAGCGATTCCGAGGCGACGCCCGAGCAGTACCTGCTCCTCGTCGGCGGTCTGCGCGCGCTCTCGCGGGGCGAGCACGTGCCGCGCAGCATCCTGGACTCGTATCTGCTGCGCGTGATGTCTCTCTCCGGATGGGCGCCCTCGCTCGACGACTGCGCCCGCTGTGCGGCGCCCGGACCGCACAGCACGTTCGTCGCCCAGCTGGGCGGCCTGGTGTGCGTGAACGATGCGCCGGCCGGAAGCCCGCGCATCGCCGAACGCACCCTCGAACTGCTCCGCGCCCTGATCAGGGGTGACTGGGGGTTCATCGACGCGGCATCTCCCGCCGAGTCGGCTGCCGCAGCCGGGCTCGTCGGAGCCTATGCCCAGTGGCACCTGGAGCGCGGCATCCGCTCGCTCTCGCACGTTTCCGACATCCGAGGAGAAGGAGCACGGTGA
- a CDS encoding isoprenyl transferase: protein MTPKPYTHKDAVAYRPLDWTGVHPPAFPAVPEHVAIVMDGNGRWANRRGLNRVEGHKAGEEVLLDVVAGAIQAGVKHLSVYAFSTENWARSPEEVRFLMGYNRDVLHRRRDQLNEWGVRVRWAGRKPRLWGSVIKELQYAEQLTKGNDVLTLTMCVNYGGRIELVDAMRSIAADVAAGRVKPNAISEKMIRRHLYVPDMPDVDLFVRSSGEQRTSNFLLWESAYAEMVFLDTLWPDFSREELWRAISIYLSRDRRFGGAVDAPDATA, encoded by the coding sequence GTGACTCCCAAGCCGTACACGCACAAGGATGCCGTGGCTTATCGCCCTCTCGACTGGACGGGTGTGCACCCGCCCGCGTTCCCCGCGGTGCCCGAGCACGTCGCCATCGTCATGGACGGCAACGGCCGCTGGGCGAACCGCCGCGGCCTGAACCGTGTCGAGGGACACAAGGCCGGCGAGGAGGTGCTCCTCGACGTCGTCGCGGGCGCGATCCAGGCCGGAGTGAAGCACCTGTCCGTGTACGCGTTCTCGACCGAGAACTGGGCGCGCTCTCCCGAGGAGGTGCGCTTCCTCATGGGGTACAACCGCGATGTGCTGCACCGCCGACGTGACCAGCTGAACGAGTGGGGCGTGCGGGTGCGCTGGGCCGGACGGAAGCCGCGGCTGTGGGGCAGCGTCATCAAGGAGCTGCAGTACGCCGAGCAGCTCACCAAGGGCAATGACGTGCTGACTCTCACGATGTGCGTCAACTACGGCGGTCGGATCGAGCTCGTCGATGCGATGCGCTCGATCGCAGCCGATGTCGCCGCGGGCAGGGTGAAGCCGAACGCGATCAGCGAGAAGATGATCCGGCGCCACCTCTACGTTCCCGACATGCCCGACGTCGACCTCTTCGTGCGGAGCTCGGGGGAGCAGCGCACCTCGAACTTCCTGCTGTGGGAGTCGGCGTACGCGGAGATGGTGTTCCTCGACACGCTCTGGCCCGACTTCTCCCGCGAGGAGCTGTGGCGCGCGATCAGCATCTACCTGTCGCGGGACCGCCGCTTCGGAGGAGCCGTCGACGCTCCCGACGCGACAGCCTGA
- a CDS encoding AAA family ATPase yields the protein MLSADDPLPLRPERVLIAGVSGSGKTTLAGRIGDAWGLRHVEIDALFHGPNWTPRPEFLDDVRAFAAEDRWVTEWQYTSKGTDEVLPPRAQLVVWLDYPYRVVRSRLLRRTLARGILRTPLWNGNVEKPIWQMWRGEPEENILLWQTNTLHKWAERMPGVIEHFPHLTIVRLRHPRETEKWLRAQAVASGASTAPPKRRSRDR from the coding sequence ATGCTCTCCGCCGACGATCCGCTGCCTCTCAGGCCGGAGCGCGTGCTGATCGCGGGAGTGTCCGGGTCGGGCAAGACGACCCTCGCCGGGCGGATCGGCGACGCGTGGGGCCTGCGGCACGTCGAGATCGACGCACTGTTCCACGGGCCGAACTGGACGCCGCGACCGGAGTTCCTCGACGACGTGCGCGCGTTCGCGGCCGAGGATCGCTGGGTCACGGAGTGGCAGTACACGAGCAAGGGGACCGACGAGGTCCTCCCGCCGCGCGCGCAGCTCGTCGTCTGGCTGGACTACCCGTACCGCGTGGTGCGTTCACGGCTGCTGCGCCGCACCCTCGCCCGCGGCATCCTGCGTACCCCGCTGTGGAACGGGAACGTGGAGAAGCCGATATGGCAGATGTGGCGCGGCGAGCCGGAGGAGAACATCCTGCTCTGGCAGACGAACACGTTGCACAAATGGGCGGAGCGCATGCCCGGTGTCATCGAGCACTTCCCGCATCTCACGATCGTGCGCCTGCGCCATCCTCGGGAGACGGAGAAGTGGCTCCGCGCTCAGGCTGTCGCGTCGGGAGCGTCGACGGCTCCTCCGAAGCGGCGGTCCCGCGACAGGTAG
- a CDS encoding DsbA family oxidoreductase — protein sequence MSEPISIDIWSDIACPWCYIGKRNLEKGLEAVSADDDAPEVTVTFHSFELSPDTPVDFDGDEIDFLAGHKGMPRAQVEQMLSNVTGVAANAGLEYRFDLLQHTNTVKAHELLHFAKAEGLQHAMEERLMSAYFTEGKHVGRIDDLVELAVEVGLDADRAREALESETYLPAVRQDQAQAQAYGIQGVPFFVIDGQYGISGAQPPAAFENVLRDLWAKRGETEDEAAAVQA from the coding sequence GTGAGCGAACCCATCTCCATCGACATCTGGTCCGACATCGCCTGCCCCTGGTGCTACATCGGCAAGCGCAACCTCGAGAAGGGCCTCGAAGCCGTCTCCGCCGACGACGACGCCCCGGAGGTCACCGTGACCTTCCACTCCTTCGAGCTCTCGCCCGACACCCCCGTCGACTTTGACGGCGATGAGATCGACTTCCTGGCCGGACACAAGGGGATGCCGCGCGCGCAGGTCGAGCAGATGCTGTCGAACGTCACGGGCGTCGCGGCGAACGCGGGCCTCGAGTACCGTTTCGATCTCCTGCAGCACACCAACACCGTGAAGGCGCACGAGCTGCTCCACTTCGCGAAGGCCGAGGGCCTGCAGCACGCGATGGAGGAGCGCCTCATGTCCGCGTACTTCACCGAGGGCAAGCACGTCGGTCGCATCGACGACCTCGTCGAGCTCGCAGTCGAGGTCGGTCTCGACGCCGATCGGGCGCGCGAGGCGCTCGAGAGCGAGACGTACCTGCCGGCGGTCCGTCAGGACCAGGCGCAGGCGCAGGCCTACGGCATCCAGGGCGTGCCGTTCTTCGTGATCGACGGGCAGTACGGCATCTCGGGTGCGCAGCCGCCCGCAGCGTTCGAGAACGTGCTCCGCGATCTCTGGGCGAAGCGCGGAGAGACCGAGGACGAAGCAGCGGCCGTCCAGGCCTGA
- a CDS encoding metallophosphoesterase, translated as MPDRLPISRRTVLTAGALGALGTALPLGTPPANAASPSPQMKPGKAGRLQFRADGTFKVVQFNDTQDDELTDRRTVELIEKVLDQEAPDFVVINGDVITGGCETRLAVKQAINNVVWPMEARQIPWAVTFGNHDEDSLPESGVDEAGMLAIYRSYDYNMNAENTRGVTGTSNTIATIASSAKKNRAAFALWLMDSGRYAPDALNGQDFAGYPTWDWLRMDQVAWYRQQSQELEKRRGTKLPGLMFLHIALWEHRFMWWGGVDTRTEADAARGQARHGIVGERNEDECPGPFNSGMFNAILERGDVKGVFVGHDHINDYVGDYYGVLLGYAPGAGFGAYGLDGEERNRMRGGRVFELTEAGEDVSIATRVVYARDLGIDLTADDQPMEPLPLAPKQERL; from the coding sequence ATGCCCGACCGACTGCCGATCAGCCGGCGAACCGTCCTCACTGCCGGAGCGCTCGGCGCTCTGGGCACCGCTCTGCCGCTCGGCACCCCGCCGGCGAACGCGGCTTCGCCGTCCCCTCAGATGAAGCCCGGCAAGGCAGGACGGCTGCAGTTCCGTGCGGACGGCACCTTCAAGGTGGTGCAGTTCAACGACACGCAGGACGACGAGCTCACCGACCGCCGCACGGTGGAGCTGATCGAGAAGGTGCTCGATCAGGAGGCGCCGGACTTCGTCGTCATCAACGGCGACGTCATCACCGGAGGATGCGAGACGCGGCTCGCCGTGAAGCAGGCGATCAACAACGTCGTCTGGCCGATGGAGGCCCGACAGATCCCCTGGGCGGTCACCTTCGGCAATCACGACGAGGACTCGCTGCCCGAGTCGGGCGTCGACGAGGCGGGGATGCTGGCGATCTACCGGTCGTACGACTACAACATGAATGCCGAGAACACCCGAGGCGTGACGGGCACGAGCAACACGATCGCGACGATCGCCTCGTCGGCGAAGAAGAACCGCGCGGCGTTCGCGCTGTGGTTGATGGACTCCGGCCGCTACGCCCCCGACGCGTTGAACGGCCAGGACTTCGCCGGCTATCCGACCTGGGACTGGCTGCGCATGGATCAGGTCGCGTGGTATCGCCAGCAGTCGCAGGAGCTCGAGAAGCGCCGCGGAACGAAGCTGCCCGGTCTCATGTTCCTGCACATCGCCCTGTGGGAGCACCGCTTCATGTGGTGGGGAGGCGTTGACACCCGCACGGAGGCGGACGCCGCACGCGGCCAGGCCCGGCACGGCATCGTCGGCGAGAGGAACGAGGACGAGTGCCCCGGTCCGTTCAACTCGGGCATGTTCAACGCGATCCTCGAGCGCGGCGACGTGAAGGGCGTGTTCGTCGGGCACGACCACATCAACGACTACGTGGGCGACTACTACGGTGTCCTGCTGGGATACGCGCCGGGCGCCGGCTTCGGTGCGTACGGTCTCGACGGAGAGGAGCGCAACCGCATGCGCGGCGGTCGCGTGTTCGAACTCACGGAGGCGGGCGAGGACGTGTCGATCGCCACTCGCGTCGTCTATGCCCGCGACCTCGGCATCGACCTCACCGCCGACGACCAGCCCATGGAACCGCTCCCCCTCGCCCCGAAGCAGGAGCGCCTCTGA
- a CDS encoding glutathione peroxidase, with amino-acid sequence MTDSALRSIPFTDAQGNEKTLDDLGADVVLVVNVASKCGLTPQYEQLEELQRLYGDRGFSVVGFPCNQFFGQEPGSVDEILEFCSTTYGVSFPVNDKVKVNGKNASELYKALKEAPDAGGKAGRVEWNFEKFLVLPDGEVLRFRPKQKPDAPEIVSAIEAALTR; translated from the coding sequence ATGACCGACTCTGCGCTCCGTTCGATCCCCTTCACCGACGCCCAGGGCAACGAGAAGACTCTCGACGACCTCGGTGCCGATGTGGTGCTGGTGGTGAACGTCGCCTCGAAGTGCGGCCTCACCCCGCAGTACGAGCAGCTCGAGGAGCTGCAGCGCCTCTACGGCGACCGCGGCTTCAGCGTCGTGGGCTTCCCGTGCAACCAGTTCTTCGGGCAGGAGCCGGGGTCCGTCGACGAGATCCTCGAGTTCTGCTCCACGACCTACGGGGTCTCGTTCCCGGTGAACGACAAGGTCAAGGTGAACGGCAAGAACGCCTCCGAGCTCTACAAGGCGCTCAAGGAGGCCCCGGATGCCGGCGGCAAGGCGGGCCGCGTCGAGTGGAACTTCGAGAAGTTCCTCGTGCTGCCCGACGGCGAGGTCCTGCGCTTCCGCCCGAAGCAGAAGCCGGACGCCCCCGAGATCGTCAGCGCGATCGAAGCGGCCCTGACCCGCTAG